AAACTGataaatcttcaaaaaaccccaagaattggggtgaagttgagtaggggcaacaTTACAATGATGCAAAACAGATGTCTCGAAAtctgagaaaggaagaaaaacacccaaacgggtgatcatgcactcatacataaagaaaaaatgaggggcctcctcattttctctcccaaaacagacccggtcttcaggacccgggattatcagttCATATTTGGGCTCGTCCTCCTCTGAAGTACAGAGCCTGtgatgagtacgaagatgagtgaTGAACTCAGTGTCGaccaacggttcctccccaaggaccgtaACATCTACCCACTGAGAAAGAACGTCTACGGAAGCcattttttataaagaaaagtggcagaaacctacaaaagggaaaaaagaaaaggaaaaatcaaaaaacacgGCCTCTAAGGAGAAAGATTCGAAACTAGAATCTACAGGTCAACCTATCTACTTgcaaaacaaaacatgcaaacataaGGCATGACATGGAAAAAGcaaaactaacctttatccgaaaaTGAAGGTTGGAGAAGAACAGAAATCTTCGAACACAAGGATGCAGCACGAACAAGATAAggagaagtttgaaagattgcagaaacggaaaatggaaagagagggaaagtatttataaataggctaaggggcataatggtaaaaaaacgaggcagtcattaatgagactgcaccgttaccaaagtcctcaatccctaaatgatccctcaacggacacgacgcttgaattgacgtaactgtcagaaactaaaagtcgcgaaaatcacgtcggtttcccAGACCCGTGCTCTTTCAAACAAGTCGACTACGTATccgagttaaatacttgaacccaagcctTAAAAGGATCTtaggctcaagtaggggcactgttcataccctggcccaatgttaagggcccaggtccaatcgaaaggcctgatccaatagattaagcctagcaaagcGCCCACCTCCActtaagaagtcggtgtcaaccacgacttaGTATGAAGAAGTCGGTTATGAGATCAGCTGGCAGATAatcactcattcaaatgagtaaccgcccctaaaatctctctaaccacttcataaagccatatcttaacctccctaagataatgggacggttactatcctaaagatacggcactactccaacggtggttattggctcaccactataaatacactgacacccctcaggtatctctaagtccaatactctctaagacctgcttacatccttgctaacttaggcatcggagtgtccttgcaggtaccaccccccattcacacgcgagcacaagtcggacggagcctcccgagttgcggacctacctggagttctcctccattatacacttgggccgccaaaCGCCATTCGTcgtattaatctccggttacctaccgtaacagttgtcatatattattattggatagatcataatttttttaaaaattttaattgtcaAGTCTATActtttaagataaaattaaaataaattaaaattttaaatatttgattaacttttaaaaaaatttaaaaatcaaaaaatacattttactcttattaaaatatatcaacttaaaaattattttttttagttgacgTAACAAAAAGCTTATAATTCTTTTGAATAATTAtttcttattaaatattaaaattatttcaaatacaaaaatctactgtcctttaattttttttcaaatgatACATGTGCAATAACGTTAACTAATATTTTCAAattgttaattattttattaatatactTTATATAAATTAGACCATTTACTTGAATGAATTTTCTATGAATCGAAATCATCGATCTAACGAATATTTTAATGTATACATTATACCAATTATTAACTTATAcgaaataatatttaatttggagTCAATTTTGAGttattgtttttaaaatttattcttattaaatCATATCATTCCATTtcacaatttatttatatatttatatatataataattcaattatataaTACGATAAATAGTTAAATACACAAACCGCGCATAGCGCGGGCACTAAACTAGTAAATCCTTATACTAATTAAGTTGTACACTAAGGTACATAGGTGTTGCCCCACACATAGATAGTATCTATCAAACTTGAAAATCTAGTAGGTTTTTTCTCAATGCTGACGTTTGATTAATATCTTATCATGTTTGAAGTTCGAACCAATCACTTTCAATGATTTATTTATTAATCACTACTCATTTTATGTATATACATGATACCGTATATTCTCCTTTTTCCCATTTTTGTGCTCTTAGCATCCCACGTGTTCCTCACatcattttgttttgttttacaAAACACATCAAAATCAAGTACCAAAAAAGATCAATATCATTCACTCCTTTTCTATGGATCCCAATCCATCACCCAAGTTCACAAttcattttaatatttattatatcttctGCATTTAAGGAAATAATAATCAAACTTTTTCGCCAatgaaatatattttaaataatataattttttcatattCAATTAAAAAGTTGCGGTTTCAAATCTCctattttagagaaaaaaatttaaaccttTTCCTAACAAATAATAATTGTATCACAAggcattttttttatgaaattatgATATTTATTCCCTAAATTTTCATTTGGCTTAGCCAGTTCAAGTGGTCTTTTTAtgaaatataatataaatttaaatttttacgtatATTTACACAGATATGTCACTacgttataaaaaataattaatttttaaatttattatttaaaaactatataaatataaaaaattaattagatgatcttgtaaatttatttatacaattacattaaaattaaattcatataatTATACATGATGTCttaagttttttttcttttcttcaaaaaaaatgaataattttaaatctagaaaaataatttgattGAGACAGATAAATAAAGTGATGGACTCACTTGATTTTACAAACAAATATTCATTCTATGATGAATTAGGccagaattaaaaaaataaataaaaaatgagagaAAACCATGATAAATACACACTCATGAAAGGAGATGAATCTTGTATTGCATGATTTGAACATATGGAATCTGGTTGAACAAGCGTTATACAATATACAAGAATCAACACATGGACCAAATTGCTCAAAAACATTTAATTAATTTACATGTGAAGATGAATCCTAAGATTAAGGATTTCTATCTAAGCTTATTGTAAAAGATATTATAGCTATAAATCATAACTTCTTATAATTTAGAGGAACACATTCATGCTTTTATGAAAAGAGGTACCTCACCTAAGAATTTACGCGAGAAATATTTGTATGTTCTTACATAATATTTAATGCGCGCTCCAGTAACATTTACACTCGCTTATTCTAAATACTTTGTTTAACTCTAAACTATGTTAGATGAAAATAAGCAAGTGCAAATATTACTGGAGCGCGCAATAAATCTTCTTTAGAAACATGCAATCATTTCTAGATTTGGTGTGGACTATGACTATGAACCTTTTTAGGCCAAAGGCCTCTGAGTCTCAGGAAGTTGTGCAGCATACAAGTCATGAACCATTTTTACATAGTCATCGATCTTCTCGGCCTTCCAATTTTCAGTGCTTATAGGAGGAAGATACTTGACGGCGAGAGGTGTCGGCCGGACATGTAAACTGCCTTTCCTCCACGCCTGATGAGTGCCGGTGAGGACCATCGGAACGATAGGAAGGCGCGTTTGTAGGGCCAAATGGACAAAACCCTGCAAAAGATTTCAAGGAAAAATGAGTCTGAACTCTAAAGAACAAGTACATAACCACAAAGgtggaaactcaggtgcagtcaaCTTCAGGCGAAATTTATAACTGAAagccgttagatgatttgactgatttgactaaattttcatctaaccactatcactatcaacttcacgtgaagtcgactgcagaGTTTTCACCAACCACAAATCATTGCAGCATCAAATTCTCCAAATCATTGTTTATCAAAATGCAGCAATAGATGATAACCTTCTCATGAATCAACTTCTAGATGAGAAAACAACATTTTAAGATTGACAAACTCTATAATATATTGAAGTCTCTTTCTTGAGAATAAATTATGTAAGACTATACCTTCTAGTGCATAAAAGGACAACATGGGTAATGATAATCATAACCATAATCTTCATCCAACTCATTGATAGCAACTACTACAATACCATAATCTATATCCCTATCTGaagaaaaattgatttttaaaagtTGACATACCAAGTCAAGTTTAAGAAGAACAAACCTCCAATTAAATATAAGTGAGGCCAAAAGTAGCACCAAAATTGGCTATTAGAATGAAAAGAAAGTGAGGTTAGAGTAGTTAGTTATTTACTTTTTTGAAAGGAAGTAGTCGTCCATTCTTCGACCTGGTACCCTCCGGAAAGATTATCAGGGACAGATTGTTTCTTACAACTGCACGAGCCGCCTGAAAATCACAACGATTCGAAATTGAAACCTTATATAAATGTGGGGAAAATGATGCAGGGTAACTTATACTTACCTCTTTCATGGACTCAATAGCTGAGGTTGGATTGGATCGGTCTATTCGAAGAT
The Arachis stenosperma cultivar V10309 chromosome 7, arast.V10309.gnm1.PFL2, whole genome shotgun sequence genome window above contains:
- the LOC130941620 gene encoding 1-acyl-sn-glycerol-3-phosphate acyltransferase-like isoform X2; this translates as MDDNGWVSSIISWIRIVTCFVSMMVTTFIWALIMVVLIPWPYERIRQGNIYGHVTGRMLMWILGNPIKIEGAEYNNERAIYISNHASPIDIFLIMWLTPTGTVGIAKKEIVWYPLFGQLYVLANHLRIDRSNPTSAIESMKEAARAVVRNNLSLIIFPEGTRSKNGRLLPFKKGFVHLALQTRLPIVPMVLTGTHQAWRKGSLHVRPTPLAVKYLPPISTENWKAEKIDDYVKMVHDLYAAQLPETQRPLA